A DNA window from Leptolyngbya sp. KIOST-1 contains the following coding sequences:
- the petN gene encoding cytochrome b6-f complex subunit PetN has product MDILTFGWVALLVVFTFSLSMVVWGRNGF; this is encoded by the coding sequence ATGGATATCTTGACCTTTGGCTGGGTGGCGCTGCTGGTAGTGTTTACCTTCTCTCTGTCGATGGTGGTTTGGGGTCGCAACGGGTTCTAA
- a CDS encoding 16S rRNA (cytosine(967)-C(5))-methyltransferase, with product MAKPTSPRAAAPTTARQLALNVLLQVQAGAYADVALHRTLSQGSLSEGDFPGERSAERAFATELVYGSVRRQRTLDALIDQLGNRPADKQPPVLRLVLHLGLYQLRYLSAVPASAAVNTSVDLAKASGLGRLAGVVNGMLRQYLRRSEAGEDPLVLPPQPAAALGVLHSYPDWLVALWLEQIGYEETERLCGWFNQVPAIDLRVNRQQTTVEAVRTAFGAAGIAVTSIPGLPWGLRLVNHQGALSDLPGYEAGWWSVQDASAQLVGLLLDPQANDTVLDVCAAPGGKATQIAEIIGPEGTVWACDRAPSRLKKITANATRLGLGNLHTHAGDSTDLTPFHQRFDRVLVDAPCSGLGTLHRHADARWRQNPASIAALAELQSALLAEAARCVKPRGSLVYATCTLHPAENEAVIKAFCQAHPAWRVQPPEPEFGGGLEVAPQGWVRVWPHRHNMDGFFMVKLQAN from the coding sequence TTGGCTAAGCCTACGTCTCCTCGGGCCGCCGCCCCTACAACGGCGCGGCAGTTGGCGCTGAACGTACTGCTTCAAGTGCAGGCGGGGGCCTACGCCGATGTGGCCCTGCACCGCACCCTGTCCCAGGGAAGTCTGAGCGAGGGCGATTTCCCTGGGGAACGCTCCGCGGAACGCGCCTTTGCCACCGAGCTGGTCTACGGCAGCGTCCGTCGGCAGCGCACCCTGGATGCTCTGATCGACCAGCTGGGTAACCGCCCCGCTGACAAACAGCCCCCGGTGCTGCGGCTTGTGCTGCACCTGGGGCTTTACCAATTGCGCTATCTGAGCGCTGTCCCCGCTTCGGCGGCGGTAAATACCAGCGTGGATCTGGCCAAGGCCAGCGGGTTGGGCCGTCTGGCGGGGGTGGTGAACGGCATGCTGCGCCAGTACCTGCGCCGGTCCGAGGCGGGCGAGGACCCTCTGGTTTTGCCCCCTCAGCCGGCCGCCGCCCTGGGCGTCCTGCACAGCTATCCCGACTGGTTGGTGGCCCTCTGGCTGGAACAGATTGGCTACGAGGAAACGGAGCGACTCTGTGGCTGGTTCAATCAGGTGCCCGCCATAGACCTGCGGGTGAACCGTCAGCAAACGACAGTTGAAGCGGTGCGTACGGCCTTTGGCGCCGCGGGCATTGCGGTGACCTCCATCCCCGGTCTGCCCTGGGGGCTGCGCCTGGTCAACCACCAGGGGGCCCTGAGCGACCTGCCCGGCTACGAAGCTGGCTGGTGGAGCGTGCAGGATGCCAGTGCTCAGCTGGTGGGGCTGCTGCTCGACCCCCAGGCGAACGATACGGTGCTGGATGTCTGTGCGGCACCGGGGGGCAAGGCCACCCAAATCGCTGAAATCATTGGCCCGGAGGGGACGGTATGGGCCTGCGATCGCGCCCCCTCCCGGCTGAAAAAAATCACCGCCAATGCCACCCGTCTGGGCCTGGGCAACCTGCACACCCACGCCGGGGACAGCACCGATCTGACCCCGTTTCACCAGCGGTTTGACCGGGTGCTGGTCGACGCACCCTGCTCGGGCCTGGGCACTCTGCACCGCCACGCCGACGCCCGCTGGCGACAGAACCCTGCCAGCATTGCCGCCCTGGCCGAGCTGCAGAGCGCTCTGCTGGCCGAAGCGGCGCGCTGCGTCAAGCCCAGGGGCAGCCTGGTCTATGCCACCTGCACCCTGCACCCCGCCGAAAACGAAGCGGTGATTAAGGCTTTTTGTCAGGCTCACCCCGCCTGGCGGGTTCAGCCGCCTGAACCGGAGTTTGGCGGTGGGCTGGAGGTTGCCCCCCAGGGCTGGGTACGGGTTTGGCCCCACCGCCACAACATGGACGGTTTTTTTATGGTGAAGCTCCAGGCGAACTAG